A portion of the Actomonas aquatica genome contains these proteins:
- a CDS encoding GumC family protein: MVTASKTPSRARGDAQADEPMSERRTLRDYAIILRERFWIALPLALLVSIGLGYMKARQVPLYQSTATMRFEKPAVVVGRGPNVTDESVRGFVDLNTYLQELGSASMRERVINSLTPEEARILQRPYLQDLQPGQEPPSAGAALGQLNVGDVRDSYIIRISVVHRDPEAAALVANRYVDQFMDYIFDRRGDTVAGVGDFLEQRAEALRLEAEDAERRLRDYQRKHDLVDLDNSTNLVRNRLVQADQAVTNARLERIRIEELLQQVESFRDQGRSLLEISYISSHGSVNALSLQLAELRRNEAILAERYLERHPRMIDVANEIAVVEGQLQDALNLAIADLRTTVEKARTQERSMQAEYVKAEQEQRRLNELSAEHNSLRDQAQIKRANYQQIVSRLQEVDTEERMESVPVHPLDAAVPAGAPFTPNISGIVKSSVLVFVLVFVGVAVGLSFIDDRIKSAWDVEHFIGVNLLGIIPDLSALKDEEKYSLVLENRQVPGTESFLSVYSAVKINSKLDFPKSLLVTSTIPGEGKTLISCNLSGGFARHGRKTLLIDCDLRRPMLHRHFQMENDKGLIPWFENKGSLDGVMADDPDLGIVKVGENLSLLRSGGRSRIPTELLESERFVQVLDRLQKEYELIVIDSPPVGAVTDSLLIAEHADEVIYVCRFNRAYRKHIRQYINALQSAKREMLGIVLNGLSPRRIEYYSNYRYYRSYKKYYGAES; encoded by the coding sequence ATGGTCACAGCCTCCAAGACTCCCTCCCGTGCCCGCGGCGACGCTCAAGCCGACGAACCCATGAGCGAGCGTCGCACCCTGCGGGACTACGCGATCATTCTCCGCGAGCGCTTTTGGATCGCGCTTCCACTGGCACTGCTCGTTTCCATCGGCTTGGGTTACATGAAGGCGCGACAGGTGCCTCTGTATCAGTCCACCGCCACCATGCGCTTCGAGAAGCCAGCTGTGGTCGTTGGGCGCGGCCCCAACGTGACCGACGAATCCGTGCGCGGTTTTGTCGACCTCAACACCTATTTGCAGGAACTCGGCTCGGCCTCGATGCGCGAGCGTGTGATCAACTCCCTCACCCCCGAGGAAGCCCGCATCCTCCAACGCCCCTACCTGCAGGACCTCCAGCCCGGTCAGGAGCCCCCCTCGGCGGGAGCCGCCTTGGGCCAACTCAACGTTGGCGACGTGCGTGACAGTTACATCATTCGGATTTCCGTCGTCCACCGGGATCCAGAAGCCGCCGCCCTCGTCGCCAATCGCTACGTCGACCAGTTCATGGATTACATCTTCGATCGTCGCGGTGACACCGTGGCCGGCGTAGGTGACTTCCTTGAACAACGCGCCGAAGCCCTGCGCCTCGAGGCTGAAGATGCCGAGCGCCGCCTCCGCGACTACCAGCGCAAACACGATCTCGTCGACCTCGACAACTCCACCAACTTGGTGCGCAACCGCTTGGTCCAAGCCGACCAAGCCGTGACCAACGCCCGCCTCGAACGCATTCGAATCGAGGAACTCCTGCAGCAAGTCGAAAGCTTCCGCGACCAAGGTCGCTCCCTGCTGGAGATCAGCTACATCAGCAGTCACGGATCGGTCAACGCCCTCAGCCTCCAACTCGCAGAGCTGCGCCGTAACGAGGCCATCCTGGCCGAGCGCTACTTGGAGCGCCACCCCCGCATGATCGACGTAGCCAACGAGATCGCCGTGGTCGAAGGCCAGCTCCAAGACGCCCTCAACCTCGCGATCGCCGACTTGCGCACGACCGTCGAAAAGGCCCGCACCCAAGAGCGCTCCATGCAGGCCGAATACGTGAAGGCCGAGCAGGAGCAGCGCCGCCTCAACGAACTTTCCGCCGAACATAACAGCCTGCGCGACCAAGCTCAGATCAAACGCGCCAACTATCAGCAAATCGTCTCGCGTCTTCAGGAAGTGGATACGGAGGAGCGCATGGAGAGCGTGCCCGTCCATCCGCTGGACGCGGCCGTCCCGGCCGGAGCGCCTTTTACCCCCAACATCTCCGGCATCGTGAAGTCCTCCGTGCTTGTCTTCGTGCTCGTCTTCGTCGGCGTGGCCGTGGGCCTCAGCTTCATCGACGACCGCATCAAGAGCGCGTGGGACGTTGAACACTTCATCGGTGTCAACCTGCTCGGCATCATCCCCGACCTCTCTGCACTCAAGGATGAAGAGAAGTATTCGCTCGTGCTGGAGAACCGCCAAGTCCCGGGAACGGAATCCTTCCTCAGCGTCTACAGCGCGGTGAAGATCAACTCCAAGTTGGACTTCCCCAAATCGCTGCTGGTCACCTCCACCATCCCGGGTGAAGGCAAGACCCTCATCTCCTGCAACCTTTCCGGCGGCTTCGCCCGCCACGGCCGCAAGACTCTGCTCATCGACTGCGACCTTCGTCGCCCGATGCTCCATCGCCACTTCCAGATGGAGAACGACAAGGGCCTCATCCCGTGGTTCGAGAACAAGGGTTCTCTCGACGGCGTCATGGCCGACGACCCGGACCTCGGCATCGTGAAGGTCGGCGAGAACCTCTCTCTCCTGCGCTCCGGCGGCCGCTCCCGCATCCCGACCGAACTGCTCGAATCCGAGCGCTTCGTCCAGGTGCTCGATCGCCTGCAAAAGGAATACGAACTCATCGTCATCGACTCGCCGCCCGTGGGCGCCGTGACCGACTCCCTGCTCATCGCCGAGCACGCCGACGAGGTGATCTACGTGTGCCGCTTCAACCGCGCCTACCGCAAACACATCCGCCAATACATCAACGCGCTCCAAAGCGCCAAACGCGAGATGCTCGGCATCGTGCTCAACGGTCTCTCCCCGCGACGCATCGAGTATTACTCCAACTACCGCTACTACCGGAGCTACAAGAAATATTACGGCGCCGAGTCCTGA
- a CDS encoding tRNA dihydrouridine synthase, translating into MTKLPPPIEPGQPLTALAPMQDVTTLAFMAVVAHYGAPDYFVTEFFRVHDTSRPERHIVRSIDENQTGRPVFAQLIGESIEHLERTVDLLLKHPVAGIDLNLGCPAPKVYKKNVGGGLLRDPAKVDEILAALRAACPGLFTVKMRLGFDDASPYDAVLDSVARHNVDLLTVHGRTVKGGYRSAVDYDLIAHAVRRVPCPVLANGNVTSASAAARIVEHTGAAGVMIGRHAIRNPWLFQQCRDHFAGRAVFQPTLADVHGYATRLFRATQDPKIPERAHVNRMKKFLNFVGQSVDPEGAFLHDMRRTQSEAELFAVCDRHLLTEPDRLFVDEPYPGVIARPNCEAPTSTADVDGCSL; encoded by the coding sequence ATGACTAAGCTGCCCCCGCCCATCGAACCGGGCCAGCCGCTCACGGCGCTGGCCCCCATGCAGGACGTCACGACCCTCGCTTTCATGGCGGTCGTCGCCCACTACGGCGCGCCCGACTATTTCGTGACCGAGTTTTTCCGTGTCCACGACACCTCGCGCCCCGAGCGCCACATCGTGCGCTCCATCGACGAGAATCAGACCGGCCGCCCCGTCTTCGCCCAACTCATCGGAGAATCCATCGAGCACCTCGAGCGCACCGTCGACCTCCTGCTCAAACACCCCGTGGCCGGCATCGACCTCAATCTCGGTTGCCCAGCACCCAAGGTGTATAAAAAAAACGTCGGCGGCGGCCTCCTCCGTGACCCGGCCAAAGTCGACGAAATCCTCGCCGCCCTCCGCGCCGCTTGCCCCGGCCTGTTCACGGTGAAGATGCGTCTCGGTTTCGACGACGCCTCCCCCTACGACGCCGTCCTCGATTCCGTCGCCCGCCACAACGTCGACCTACTCACCGTCCATGGCCGCACCGTCAAAGGCGGCTACCGCAGCGCCGTCGATTACGACCTCATCGCCCACGCCGTGCGGCGCGTGCCCTGCCCGGTCCTCGCCAACGGCAACGTCACCTCGGCCTCCGCCGCCGCCCGCATTGTCGAGCATACCGGCGCCGCCGGCGTCATGATCGGGCGTCACGCCATCCGCAACCCGTGGCTCTTCCAACAATGCCGCGATCACTTCGCCGGACGCGCGGTTTTCCAACCCACGTTGGCCGACGTGCATGGTTACGCGACCCGACTTTTCCGCGCCACGCAGGATCCCAAAATCCCGGAGCGAGCTCACGTGAACCGCATGAAGAAGTTCCTCAACTTTGTCGGCCAAAGCGTGGACCCCGAGGGCGCGTTCCTGCACGACATGCGCCGCACTCAGAGCGAAGCCGAACTCTTCGCTGTATGCGATCGGCACCTCCTGACCGAACCCGACCGGCTCTTCGTCGACGAACCTTACCCGGGCGTCATCGCTCGGCCCAACTGCGAGGCGCCGACGAGCACCGCCGACGTCGACGGTTGCTCGCTCTGA
- a CDS encoding bifunctional nuclease family protein, with product MKSDVVEVSVRGVMPTANGCAVFLGTDDKTFVIYVDHSVGNAIQMTLDGIRKERPLTHDLIGQMFLGLGVEMEHVIINDVNEGTFYARILLRMENEIGKKIVEIDARPSDSTVLALQQQRPIYVARSVLDSVEDMTEILERVLRKKEEEDESFGGTDD from the coding sequence ATGAAGTCCGATGTCGTTGAAGTCTCCGTCCGGGGTGTGATGCCCACCGCCAATGGTTGCGCGGTGTTTTTGGGCACCGACGACAAGACCTTCGTCATCTACGTCGATCACTCGGTGGGCAACGCCATCCAGATGACCCTCGACGGGATTCGCAAAGAGCGCCCGCTAACGCACGACCTCATTGGCCAGATGTTCCTCGGCCTCGGGGTCGAGATGGAGCACGTCATCATCAACGACGTGAACGAGGGCACCTTCTACGCCCGCATCCTCCTGCGCATGGAGAACGAGATCGGCAAAAAGATCGTCGAGATCGATGCCCGTCCCAGTGATTCCACCGTGCTCGCGCTGCAGCAACAGCGCCCGATTTACGTGGCCCGTAGTGTCCTCGATTCCGTCGAAGACATGACCGAGATCCTCGAGCGCGTCCTGCGCAAGAAAGAGGAAGAGGACGAGTCCTTTGGCGGCACGGATGACTAA
- a CDS encoding LpxI family protein, with amino-acid sequence MLSAHLPSDFDASRPVALIAGQALYPRLVADAIRAAGVPLRLIAFEEETAPELWDSVPESDRVRIKVGQLGHMLKALDRFGAGYALMAGQITPRRLFKGLHPDLKATRILFSLKRRNAETIFGAIATEIEKLGIHLLDARAFLDDHLAPEGLFAGRKFPIPDDYLAHGIQIARECARLDIGQGCVVRKGTVLAVEAFEGTDEMIRRAGTFKTEDALFVKTVKGRQDFRFDVPCFGQRTLESMREAGLRAAALEAGNVIVLDRPAVEKQAAEWGISLLGFRA; translated from the coding sequence ATGCTCTCCGCGCACCTGCCTTCCGATTTTGACGCCTCGCGCCCCGTCGCCCTCATCGCCGGCCAAGCCCTCTACCCGCGCTTGGTGGCCGATGCCATTCGCGCCGCCGGCGTGCCCCTGCGCCTCATCGCCTTCGAGGAGGAAACCGCGCCCGAGCTCTGGGACTCCGTGCCGGAATCCGACCGCGTGCGCATCAAAGTCGGACAACTCGGCCACATGCTCAAAGCCCTCGATCGCTTTGGCGCCGGTTACGCCCTCATGGCCGGACAGATCACGCCGCGCCGTCTGTTCAAGGGCCTGCACCCCGACCTCAAAGCCACCCGCATCCTCTTCTCCCTCAAACGCCGCAACGCCGAGACCATCTTCGGCGCCATCGCCACCGAGATCGAAAAACTTGGTATCCACCTGCTCGACGCCCGCGCCTTCCTCGACGACCACCTCGCGCCCGAAGGACTCTTCGCCGGGCGCAAATTCCCCATCCCCGACGACTACCTGGCTCACGGCATCCAGATTGCCCGCGAGTGCGCCCGCCTCGATATCGGCCAGGGCTGCGTCGTGCGCAAAGGCACGGTGCTCGCCGTCGAAGCCTTCGAAGGCACCGATGAGATGATCCGCCGCGCCGGCACCTTCAAGACCGAGGACGCCCTCTTCGTGAAGACCGTCAAAGGCCGTCAGGATTTTCGCTTCGATGTGCCTTGCTTTGGCCAACGCACCCTCGAGTCCATGCGCGAAGCCGGTCTGCGCGCGGCCGCCCTGGAGGCAGGCAACGTCATCGTGCTGGATCGCCCCGCCGTCGAAAAACAGGCCGCCGAGTGGGGCATTTCGCTGCTCGGTTTTCGTGCCTGA
- a CDS encoding outer membrane beta-barrel protein has translation MSLRPRRSSQTVALCVALMLPCMPAHGLVRWNEGKDQVFITGSVSVAVDSNIYASSINESDTIYSYTIGAEYRRHAGLIGVNANVSITDSQFSTNSSESSINPNYRLEFTKDTGRTTGTLGFNAVRSNRADPTEGVRTDSWRYGSDLNFRYPISERHSVTGGVRWSRIDYSDNDVFVDLDTYSLSADWFYVLSTQRDVFAGYRLRLLETAADTSFADHSVSVGVSGRLLPGLNGNARVGYQIREALTGNDATYEGYNAAISATWNFTRKIALTGSVSKDFSITSRNVSTDTLSGNLDAQYARTAKLLFAAGVGAGRIEFLGLEGANREDTFLTAYGRVAYTFSERLRLGLIYSYYRNWSTSSFSDFDRHSVTFDASTRF, from the coding sequence ATGTCCCTTCGCCCCCGACGATCTTCCCAAACAGTCGCGCTGTGCGTCGCGCTCATGCTTCCCTGCATGCCGGCCCACGGCTTGGTGCGTTGGAACGAAGGTAAGGATCAGGTTTTTATCACCGGCTCCGTTTCGGTCGCGGTCGACAGCAACATCTACGCGTCGTCAATCAACGAGTCGGATACGATCTACTCCTACACCATTGGAGCGGAATACCGACGCCACGCCGGCCTCATCGGCGTGAACGCCAACGTCTCGATCACCGACAGCCAGTTTTCGACGAACTCGAGCGAGAGTTCCATCAACCCGAACTACCGGCTCGAGTTTACCAAGGACACCGGCCGCACCACCGGCACCCTCGGTTTCAACGCGGTGCGCTCCAATCGCGCCGACCCCACGGAAGGCGTCCGCACCGACTCTTGGCGCTACGGCAGTGACCTCAACTTCCGCTACCCGATTTCAGAGCGCCACTCCGTGACTGGCGGCGTGCGCTGGTCGCGCATTGATTACTCCGATAACGACGTCTTCGTCGATTTGGACACCTACAGCTTGTCGGCCGACTGGTTTTACGTGCTCTCAACGCAGCGCGACGTGTTCGCTGGATACCGTCTTCGCTTGCTGGAGACTGCGGCTGACACCTCGTTTGCCGACCACTCCGTGAGTGTGGGTGTCTCCGGTCGCCTCCTTCCCGGTCTGAATGGCAACGCCCGTGTCGGCTACCAAATCCGTGAGGCCCTCACCGGCAACGATGCCACTTACGAAGGCTACAACGCCGCCATCTCTGCGACTTGGAACTTTACGCGGAAGATCGCCCTCACCGGCTCAGTCTCAAAAGACTTCTCGATCACCTCCCGCAACGTTTCCACCGACACGCTCAGCGGTAACCTCGACGCCCAATACGCCCGCACCGCCAAATTGCTGTTCGCCGCTGGCGTGGGCGCCGGTCGCATTGAGTTCCTGGGACTCGAGGGCGCCAATCGTGAGGATACCTTCCTCACCGCCTACGGCCGCGTCGCTTACACTTTCTCGGAACGTCTGCGCCTCGGCCTGATCTACTCCTACTATCGCAACTGGTCGACCTCGTCTTTTTCAGATTTCGACCGCCATTCTGTCACTTTTGACGCGAGCACACGCTTTTAA
- a CDS encoding polysaccharide biosynthesis/export family protein: MTVFNKHWLRRGLLLLTLLLVGQVAYPQPVPPAFRPGPNSRAITYYIALTDRLRVAVFQEEDLSTIVRVDAKGRVNLPLVGPIEVVGMTIEGAQEAIQNAYRDQRFLRNPQVTIAVEEYAAREVIVQGEVLQPGRIPLPIESGMTVLDAITKAGGLTDVARGEKVTVTRKLPDGTKAVTTVDVASILRGRDSSTDTDSSMLLLPDDIVFVPIRFL; this comes from the coding sequence ATGACGGTTTTCAATAAACACTGGCTGAGGCGCGGACTGCTTCTCCTCACCCTCCTCTTGGTGGGTCAGGTGGCGTATCCCCAGCCCGTCCCACCAGCCTTCCGCCCCGGACCCAACAGCCGGGCGATCACCTACTACATCGCGCTGACCGACCGTCTGCGCGTCGCCGTTTTCCAGGAAGAGGATCTTTCCACCATCGTCCGTGTGGACGCCAAAGGCCGGGTGAATCTCCCTCTGGTAGGCCCGATCGAAGTCGTTGGCATGACCATCGAAGGTGCGCAGGAAGCGATTCAAAATGCCTACCGTGACCAGCGTTTTCTGCGCAATCCGCAGGTTACCATCGCGGTCGAAGAATACGCTGCTCGCGAAGTGATCGTCCAGGGAGAGGTGCTCCAACCCGGGCGTATCCCGCTCCCCATCGAATCCGGCATGACCGTGCTCGACGCCATCACCAAAGCCGGCGGCCTCACCGATGTCGCTCGCGGTGAGAAAGTCACCGTCACGCGCAAGTTGCCCGACGGCACCAAAGCCGTCACCACGGTCGACGTCGCCTCGATTTTGCGCGGTCGCGATTCATCCACCGACACCGATTCCTCCATGTTGCTATTGCCCGACGACATCGTCTTCGTGCCCATCCGGTTCCTCTGA